A genomic stretch from Pomacea canaliculata isolate SZHN2017 linkage group LG2, ASM307304v1, whole genome shotgun sequence includes:
- the LOC112557070 gene encoding multiple epidermal growth factor-like domains protein 11, with translation MDRTTCTVDIDECSTNSSTCSGQQEVCTNTLGGYVCGCADGYQKNASNLCDVCATRFFGKDCSSICTCVTQNTVNCSNVDGACACKSGWRGKNCSEDVDECTQTPSLCVANSTCSNSPGSYRCVCNPGYKTLSDGSCTECTSYTYGTNCSSQCQCNATNTVSCHHVTGNCTCKQGWSGTTCNTDIDECASLNTHNCTRQQETCTNTLGGYRCTCNNGYQYNASMICTACSMYFFGKNCSSACTATPRTL, from the exons ATGGACAGGACAACATGTACAGTTGATATCGATGAATGTTCAACAAACTCCTCCACCTGTAGTGGACAGCAGGAAGTATGTACGAACACTCTCGGGGGATATGTCTGTGGGTGTGCGGACGGTTATCAGAAAAACGCCTCCAACCTCTGCGACG TGTGTGCTACGAGATTCTTCGGGAAAGACTGTTCTTCCATTTGCACCTGCGTCACCCAGAACACCGTCAACTGCAGCAACGTGGATGGCGCCTGTGCTTGTAAAAGCGGGTGGAGAGGAAAGAACTGTAGTGAAGACGTGGACGAGTGTACACAGACTCCTTCACTTTGTGTGGCTAACTCCACCTGTTCCAACTCACCTGGCAGCTACCGTTGTGTCTGTAACCCTGGATACAAAACACTGTCAGACGGAAGCTGCACAG AATGTACATCTTACACCTACGGCACTAACTGCAGTAGTCAGTGTCAGTGTAATGCCACCAACACTGTGTCATGTCATCATGTCACTGGCAACTGTACCTGTAAACAAGGATGGTCAGGAACCACATGTAATACAGACATCGATGAATGCGCCTCATTAAACACACATAACTGCACCAGGCAGCAGGAAACGTGTACAAACACTTTGGGTGGATACCGCTGCACGTGTAATAACGGCTACCAGTATAATGCATCCATGATTTGTACAG CCTGTTCCATGTATTTCTTCGGGAAAAATTGTTCTTCGGCCTGCACTGCAACACCCAGAACTCTGTGA